From the Winogradskyella forsetii genome, the window ACACATTGGATAACTGTCTCGCACAAAGTTCTGCATTGGCACAGCAGCGAGGATTGTAGGTAACGGTAATTTCAGCGTTACTGAAAACGTTTGCGTTATTTTCCATAATAAGTAGATTAGTTTGGGGTTAATCGTATTTTGAAAGTATTAAATGATTCGGAATTAAAATTATAAAGTCGATTAAAGTCAATATTTGTCGTTAAAAAGTTTAATTTTGAAGTATTATTCATACATTTAGATATTTGATTATTCAAATTCTGAAGTCATATGAAACGTAATACTAGGGTATTTTTGTTGTGACATTTGCAAAGAGAACATACTATCTGCCAAAAACACCAATTGATTGCGTTTATCCCTTACTAAATAACGCTGCTTAACTCTTAAGAATTCTTTAAATTCTTCACTTTTTTCGTTATCAGTTTTAATCCAGCACGCTTTATGGACGTTGAGGTTTTCATAAGTACACTTGGCGCCGTATTCATGTTCCAATCGGTATTGGATGACTTCATATTGCAAAGCACCAACGGTTCCAATAACCTTACGTCCATTAAAATCCAACGTGAATAATTGGGCGACGCCTTCATCCATTAACTGATCTATACCTTTGTATAGTTGTTTCGCCTTCATAGGGTCCGCATTATTGATATATCTAAAATGCTCTGGCGAAAAACTAGGTACACCTTTATAATTCAATATTTCCCCTTCGGTTAACGTATCACCAATTTTAAAACTTCCAGTATCTTGAAGGCCAACAATATCGCCAGGATACGAGATGTCTACAATTTCCTTTTTTTCCGCAAAGAAGGCGTTCGGACTAGAAAATTTTAGTTTCTTATCATGTCTTACATGTAAATATGGGGAATTACGTTTAAATTCTCCAGATACAATTTTTACAAAAGCCAATCTGTTTCTGTGGTTAGGGTCCATATTGGCATGAATTTTAAAAACAAAGCCACTAAAGGTCTTTTCCTCAGGTTTTACTAATCGTTCTTCACTTTGTTTAGGTCTAGGTTTTGGTGCTATTTCAACGAAACAATCCAATAACTCACGAACACCAAAATTATTTAATGCCGAACCGAAAAATACAGGCTGTTGGTTGCCATTAAGATAGTCTTCCTTATTAAACTGAGGGTAAATCCCCTGAACCAATTCTATTTCTTCCCTTAAGGTATTTGCCGCTTTTTCGCCGACCAACTTGTCCAATTCAGAAGATGATAAATCTGAAATTTCAATAGTTTCCTCAATATCTTTTCTGCTATCTCCAGAAAATAGGTTCACATTTTTTTCCCAGATGTTGTATATACCTTTAAAGTCGTAACCCATTCCAATAGGAAAACTTAAGGGTACCACCTTTAAACCTAACTTTTGTTCAATTTCATCCAAAAGATCGAATGCGTCCTTACCTTCTCTGTCCATTTTATTAATAAAAACAATGATAGGAATCTTTCGCATTCTACAAACTTCAACCAACTTTTCGGTCTGTTCCTCGACACCTTTGGCCACATCTATGACCACAATCACGCTATCGACTGCGGTTAAGGTTCTAAATGTATCTTCAGCAAAATCTTTGTGACCAGGTGTATCTAAGATATTTATCTTTATACCATTGTATTCAAAAGCCAAAACAGAAGTGGCTACAGAAATTCCACGTTGTCGCTCAATTTCCATAAAGTCACTTGTGGCGCCTTTTTTTATCTTATTACTTTTTACAGCACCAGCTTCTTGTATGGCACCACCAAACAATAATAGTTTTTCGGTAAGTGTGGTTTTACCAGCATCTGGATGCGAGATGATCCCAAAAGTGCGTCGCCTGTTTATTTCTTTTAAAAAACTCATATATTCTAAATTGTATTCGTTTTTTGCTTCGATTTTTTATTCATACTTCCTTTAAACAATAGGAAATTGGATAAAACATTCATAATATCTAGCTGAAAAAACGATTGCAAATATAAGTTAATAGAATAAGTATAAAAAAATATAAAACCACCTTAGATTAAACATCGTATGAAAATGATTAAAACAAAAATTATTTTTTGAGATAGTTGCTTCTTGGATAATAAAAAAAGAGGAGTCTATGAGGGCTTTCTAATAATTTGGATTTTAAACACATTAGTTTTTTTTTTTTTTTTTTCTATTATGTTTATTACAAGGCTGTTGAGTATATTTTTTTACATCATAAGTAGAGTAAGGTTGTTAAAAAGATGTTAAAATGTTAATTTTTTTGTAATTTTACAGGCTAAAATTACGGGATTAATGATTTCGAAGTTGATTAATAGCTGATCTCTTCATAGAATAATAAGTATTTGTTAAAATTTTTAAAAGGAATTGTTAGACATTCCTAATCTTGTTTAGATATTACAATATCTGGCCATTAAATTTGTTTTTTACGCTTTATCGGATATATTTGTCATTTAACGATAATAGCCTGAGCTGTTGTGGCATAAAATTGAATTATACACCAACTATATAATATATGAAAATCTCTACTCGATTCTCTAACGTAAGAACACTCTATTTTTCTCTGGTGTTTATTCTGTTTCCTTTAATAAAAGTTTTTGCTCAAAATTGCGAAACTATCAATGCTGATGGTGTTTTTGATCCAAATTCAGATATATTGATGACGTCTTATCACCAGTCTATAGCAAAAACGACTACAGGTATTGTTACTTGGGGTGAAGATATGGCGTCAAATGGAGGAGATGCAACGACATTAACTGAGGTTACACCAGCAAATGGTTATACTTATTCTGGTACGCCATTGCATTTTGCACTTTCTGGGAACTCTGATGGACAAGGGTTTTTGGCTACAACAACGAGTTTATATGCATGGGGCGGTGTAGGTGAAGTTGTAGATAGTGACTTTGTTTCTGGTTCAAGCTTTAATGATATGAATGCGACTCAGACACTGCCTTTCAATACGGCAGATGTTACACAAATGCACGCCAGTTCAGATGTGCTATTTGTAATAAGTGCTGGTGAAATTTGGGTTGCTACTACTGGTACAACTGCTCCAAATGGTAATACTAGTACAAATGGAAATATTTGGCAACAAGTCCAAACATCATTAGGGGTGCCACTTTTAGGTGTCACTGACGTTACCGGTAATAAATATGCAGGTTATGCTCTAATGTCAAATGGGGATATCTATACTTGGGGAGATAATGTTGTACTTGGAAATGGAACTGGAGTTCAAGATTTGGATTATGCGACTTTAATGACAGCACCTCCCGTTCCTATATCTTATATTTCTTCGTATACTGAAGATGATAACGATACGGGATTGTTAGTTTTAGGAACGGATACAAAAATTTATGGAGTAGGGGACAATACTTTTGGAGAGATAATTACCACGGGTACAGGTGTAGTTACTAATTGGACGGCTATACAGGCCGCTGGTGGAGGAGATTTTACAGGAGCAATTCAACTTGCAACATCTCATACATCAGAGTCGCATGTTGGGGCTGCAGTTATTACAGCTGGCGCTACTTCGTCTGATCCTAATATTTTATATTCTTGGGGTCATAATCATGATGAATTTGATTCCATAGGTCATGGTAATATTAATTTAATTCAAAATCCAACAATTCCTCCGTCGTTTAACCTTGGAGTGGATGATCCGGTTCATGTAAGTGTTGGTGGCCATGCCATGACATATTTTAACAGAGCTAATGGTGGCTCAATTTGTTTTGTGGGCCATATCACTAGTGGTAGTACAGGAGGTCTGACCTCTGGTTCAGGGGATACTTTTGAATGTGTTATACCTGCCTCAATAGAACTTTGTGGATCCGTACTTCTAATAGTCGCCAATGATGATAGTGGCTCAGTTAATTCAGGAGTAGGAGGAACAGCAGTTGCCAATGTTCTAGTTAATGATGATTATGATGGGGTTGTTCCAACATTGTCTGATGTGGATATAACAGAAGTCAGTACTACAAATACAGGTGTAACCTTAAATACGTCTGATGGCAGTGTTAACGTATTATCTAATGTTCCGGCGGGTGTGTATTTTCTAGAATATCAAATTTGTGATGCAGGGAGCATTACAAATTGTCAGGTAGCTACAGTAACGGTCACTGTTGTAGATTCTTGCGACCCTTTAGACTCTGGTAACTCGGATAACGATGGAGACGGTATTGCGGATCTTTGTGATCAAGATGATGACAACGATGGAATTTTAGACACGGTAGAAAATGAATGTTTAAACTCAATAGTGTCAGGGTTTCCAGCAGGGTTTTTAGATATAAAGCCCTCAAATTTCGGGATATCATTTACAGGAACAGCGCAGACGAATTTAAACTTAACCTTAGATGTTAGTGATGAGTATGGTTACCCTCCAAATTCTGGCGCTATAATTGTTAGCCTAACTAATGCACACGTGCACCCAACCGCAAATGAATTTTTTGTGAGAGGGGATTTAACTCTAACAGATTGGGAAATAACCGGTACAGTGAATTCGGTAGTTTCTATAGCGCATGGTTCAGAGTATTTTGAAGATCATAGAAGAGAAATATTACTTTATACTAACCAGCCACAAATAACTAATATAACTGCTCCTGCACCAGGAATTTGGGAAAGTGGAGAGTTTTATGGAACCTATTTTCTTGAAAATCTTTCAGGAGCCACCCGAATAGATGGTTCTTTGTTTTTAGGCTTGTTGGATTATAATGAGAAAAACTTTGGTATTTATACCAGCGATACCGGATTGAACCGATGGAGTACCTATTTTGTTAATTTACATCCAGAATGTGATGCCGATTTAGATGGAGTTCCAAACCGTTTAGACTTGGATAGTGAGAACGATGGTATTTATGATGTAGCTGAAGCGGGTGGTACAGATACGGATAATGATGGTATGGCAGATGGCTTGGTAAATATAGATGGCATTCCGAATACTGCAGGTAATGGCATCACTCCAATAGATACATTAAATGATGGAACTTTCGATTTCCTGAATTCAGATAGTGATGGTGATGGCTGTGCAGATGCTAATGAGGCTTATGGAGGTGCCAATGCAGCAGGTTCAGATGATGGTCAATTTGGTGAGCCTGATCCTGCAGTTGTGAACCCTGCCAATGGCTTGGTAACAGAAACTGGTGTTAATTATTCATTAGGTACAAATGCAGCAGTTACTGATCCTACAGGCGGAACAGTCTGTGATTGTAATATAAGTGAAATAGCATCATCAGATATCACGGTTTGTAATGATAACTCTACACCATCAGATACTACTGATGATACATTTACAGCAGATATCACGGTAACTTTTGTGAATTTACCTTCAATTGGGACTTTAGATTTAACAGGAGATGGAACAGCATCTGTTTCAGTTTCAGGTTTAACTTCTCCTCATACTTTTAATGATGTGGTCTTACCGGCAAATGGCAATGCTATTTCATTGACAGCAACTTTTTCAGACGAATCAACCTGTACTTTAGAAGACACCAACGTGTTAACAGCACCATTTGAATGTAGTGACGATGCTTGTGATGATGTTATTCCTACAGGTAGCCCAGTGTTGCCTTTGACCACAGGTGTCACTTTCGATATTACGGGTACGGGAAGCGCAACAGGCGCCATACTGAATTCCATATCCATAGGAGGCGATACATTTTCAGGGTTTTATATACCATCTAGCGTAAATTATCAATTTGCAAATCCAGATGCGGCACATCAATATATTTTCGATGGACCAACACTTACTTCAGACATTACGGATGGTCCAGCTATATTTGACCCAGCTTTATTGGCGACGTTTTCAGATAGGGATTTGACGAATTATTTTTCAACAGATCTTCAGATTACCTCCACGGATTTTCTCGAGATTTTTTATGATGCTCCAATTACAGCGGCAGCCAATAGATATCTTATAGTTACAGAGCGTAACGGAAATAACGCGTACAGAGTTCAAGCTCTGGATGCCGCAGGAAATGTTATAGGGACTAATAGGACTACGTTTATACCAAACTATATTGATACAGGGATTACTACAACGGTTTCTGGACAGAATATTTTTGCAAATATTTATCCGTTAACGGCCTTTGTTGGCTCAGGAAATGATATTTACGGATTTAGAATTACTTATAGAGGAGCAGGTGTTGGAGATGGTGGAGACGGTAAGGCTTTCATAGTTTATGATCCAGCCTTTTTAACACCACCACCAACCATTAACCCTACGACAAGCTCAGTTCAACCAACCTGTCCATTAAATGAGGGGTCAATAACAGTTGATGCAACAAATAATGGAGGAGGAACCATAGAATATAGTTTAAATAGCTCGAGTGGTGCAAATGATCAAGCATGGCAGGTATCAAATGAATTTAATAATTTATCACCGGATACCTATACAATAGCTGTCAGATATCAAACAACACCAGATTGTTTGGCAATTTCTAATAACCCAATTACTCTTGATGATGCATGTTGTAATTTGGTGAGTATTGTTTCTAGTGACGTAACAGCTTGTAATGATAATAGTACACCTTCAAATATTACTGATGATACGTTTACAGCAGATATTACCGTCACATTTAATAGTGTACCACCTATAGGCACATTAGATTTAACGGGAGATGGAACAGCATCTGTTTCAGTTTCAGGTTTAACTTCTCCTCATACTTTTAATGATGTGGTCTTACCGGCAAATGGAAATGCTATTTCTTTGACAGCCACGTTTTCTGATGAAGCATCATGTCCATTGGAAGATAGCAACGTGTTAACAGCACCATTTGAATGTAGTGACGATGCTTGTGATGATGTTATTCCTACAGGTAGCCCAGTGTTGCCTTTGACCACAGGTGTCACTTTCGATATTACGGGTACGGGAAGTGCAACAGGCGCCATACTGAATTCCATATCCATAGGAGGCGATACATTTACAGGGTTTTATATACCAACTCGTGTAGATTATCAATTTGCAAATCCAGATGCGGCACATCAATATATTTTCGATGGCCCAACACTTACTTCAGACATTACTGATGGTCCAGCTATATTTGACCCAGCTTTATTGGCGACGTTTTCAGATAGGGATTTGACGAATTATTTTTCAACAGACCTTCAAATTACCTCCACGGATTTTCTCGAGATTTTTTATGATGCTCCAATTACAGCGGCAGCCAATAGATATCTTATAGTTACAGAGCGTAACGGAAATAACGCGTACAGAGTTCAAGCTCTGGATGCCGCAGGAAATGTTATAGGGACTAATAGGACTACGTTTATACCAAACTATATCGATACAGGGATTACTACAACGGTTTCTGGACAGAATATTTTTGCAAATATTTATCCGTTAACGGCCTTTGTTGGCTCAGGAAATGATATTTACGGATTTAGAATTACTTATAGAGGAGCAGGTGTTGGAGATGGCGGAGACGGTAAGGCTTTCATAGTTTATGATCCAGCCTTTTTAACACCACCACCAACCATTAACCCTACGACAAGCTCAGTTCAACCAACCTGTCCATTAAATGAGGGGTCAATAACAGTTGATGCAACAGATAATGGAGGAGGAACCATAGAATATAGTTTAAATAGCTCGAGTGGTGCAAATGATCAAGCTTGGCAGGTATCAAATGAATTTAATAATTTACCACCAGATACCTATACAATAGCTGTCAGATATCAAACAACACCAGATTGTTTG encodes:
- a CDS encoding peptide chain release factor 3; protein product: MSFLKEINRRRTFGIISHPDAGKTTLTEKLLLFGGAIQEAGAVKSNKIKKGATSDFMEIERQRGISVATSVLAFEYNGIKINILDTPGHKDFAEDTFRTLTAVDSVIVVIDVAKGVEEQTEKLVEVCRMRKIPIIVFINKMDREGKDAFDLLDEIEQKLGLKVVPLSFPIGMGYDFKGIYNIWEKNVNLFSGDSRKDIEETIEISDLSSSELDKLVGEKAANTLREEIELVQGIYPQFNKEDYLNGNQQPVFFGSALNNFGVRELLDCFVEIAPKPRPKQSEERLVKPEEKTFSGFVFKIHANMDPNHRNRLAFVKIVSGEFKRNSPYLHVRHDKKLKFSSPNAFFAEKKEIVDISYPGDIVGLQDTGSFKIGDTLTEGEILNYKGVPSFSPEHFRYINNADPMKAKQLYKGIDQLMDEGVAQLFTLDFNGRKVIGTVGALQYEVIQYRLEHEYGAKCTYENLNVHKACWIKTDNEKSEEFKEFLRVKQRYLVRDKRNQLVFLADSMFSLQMSQQKYPSITFHMTSEFE